One part of the Prunus persica cultivar Lovell chromosome G5, Prunus_persica_NCBIv2, whole genome shotgun sequence genome encodes these proteins:
- the LOC18777722 gene encoding conserved oligomeric Golgi complex subunit 2: MADPIPAPHRTATDFFSDPLDSHPLWFKPALFLSPEFDSESYISDLRTFVPFDTLRSELQSYLASLNHELIDLINRDYADFVNLSTKLVDVDSAVVRMRAPLVELREKIEQFRGSVQNSLVALTNGLKQRSEANEAREVLELLLDTFHVVSKVEKLIQELPSVPADWLNGDVNLAEKNFITNGTSLQHVENGTNLRDTQSMLLERIASEMNRLKFYIAHAQNLPFIENMEKRIQSASLLLDASLGHCFVDGLEHRDANAIYNCLRAYAAIDNTRSAEELFRTTIVTPLIQNIIPHRTSLAATRPSGDDLENDYEQIKLCIDNNCKFLLEISFEENSGLHVFDFLANSILKEVLSAIKKGKPGAFSPGRPTEFLKNYKSSLDFLAHLEGYCPSRSAVCKFRAEAVYIEFMKQWNFGVYFSLRFQEIAGALDSVLVAASLVPVDNVHSDQGNSPDLTLKQSVTLLECLESCWREDVAVLSCADKFLRLSLQLLSRYSSWLSSGLAARKKGSTDSIPGREWAISAVPDDFIYIIHDIDFLYKRVCGDFLEHVLKLLSSCPADVLDLVKPSILQGGNLLNDLVPLVINTIVEALVKKSNEGVEQLKGITATYRMTNKPRPVRHSPYVAAVVRPLKAFWEGERATKYLTSDTKHEVLLSAATEITGHYYETADNVISMARRTASSLQRIRQGAQRRGGASSDVSDQNVSDTDKISMQIFLDIQEYGRNLAALGVDVANIETFRSLWQSVAPAERQSEISF, translated from the exons ATGGCGGATCCAATCCCAGCACCGCACAGAACCGCCACGGACTTCTTCTCCGATCCACTCGACTCCCACCCTCTCTGGTTCAAGCCCGCGCTCTTCCTCTCCCCGGAGTTCGACTCCGAATCGTACATATCGGACCTCCGAACCTTCGTCCCATTTGACACGCTCCGGTCCGAGCTCCAGTCCTACTTGGCTTCCCTCAACCACGAGCTCATCGACCTCATCAACCGCGACTATGCCGACTTCGTCAACCTCAGCACCAAGCTTGTCGACGTCGACTCCGCCGTCGTCCGCATGCGCGCCCCGCTGGTCGAGCTCAGGGAGAAGATCGAGCAGTTCAGAGGCTCCGTCCAGAATTCGCTCGTCGCCTTGACCAACGGCTTGAAGCAGAGATCAGAGGCCAACGAGGCCAGGGAGGTCTTAGAGCTTCTGCTCGACACGTTTCATGTCGTCTCTAAG GTTGAAAAGCTAATACAGGAGCTGCCCAGTGTGCCTGCTGATTGGTTGAACGGAGATGTAAATTTGGCAGAGAAGAATTTTATTACCAACGGAACTTCCTTACAACATGTCGAGAATGGAACAAATCTCAGAGATACTCAAAGCATGCTGTTGGAGAGAATCGCCAGTGAGATGAATCGGCTGAAGTTCTATATTGCTCATGCACAG AACCTGCCTTTCATTGAAAACATGGAGAAGCGGATTCAGAGTGCAAGCCTATTATTAGATGCCAGCCTGGGACATTGCTTTGTAGATGGGCTGGAACATCGAGATGCAAATGCAATTTACAATTGCTTACGTGCATATGCTGCCATTGATAACACAAGGAGTGCAGAAGAACTTTTTCGCACAACTATAGTGACTCCATTGATACAAAACATTATTCCACATAGGACATCATTGGCAGCTACAAGGCCCTCTGGAGATGACCTTGAGAATGATTATGAGCAAATCAAGCTATGTATTGATAACAACTGCAAgtttttgttggaaatttCTTTTGAAG AAAATTCTGGTTTGCATGTGTTTGACTTCTTGGCAAATTCAATCCTCAAAGAGGTTCTCTCAGCaatcaaaaagggaaaacCTGGTGCTTTTTCTCCTGGAAGACCAAcagaatttttgaaaaattacaaatcTAGCCTAGACTTCTTGGCTCATCTCGAAG GCTACTGTCCGTCCAGATCAGCTGTTTGCAAATTTCGAGCAGAAGCTGTTTATATTGAGTTCATGAAGCAATGGAACTTTGGGgtttatttctctttgag GTTTCAGGAAATTGCGGGGGCTCTAGATTCTGTACTTGTGGCCGCTAGTCTTGTCCCTGTTGACAACGTACATTCTGATCAAGGAAATTCTCCAGATTTAACATTAAAGCAAAGTGTCACTTTGTTAGAGTGCTTGGAATCCTGTTGGAGAGAAGATGTTGCTGTTCTTTCTTGTGCTGACAAGTTTCTTCGCTTGTCGTTACAGCTTCTTTCAAG ATACTCAAGTTGGTTGTCATCTGGACTGGCTGCTCGTAAGAAGGGTAGTACTGACTCTATCCCTGGCCGTGAATGGGCTATTTCAGCCGTCCCTGACgactttatatat ATTATTCATGACATAGATTTTCTGTACAAGAGGGTTTGTGGAGACTTCCTCGAGCATGTACTTaagcttctttcttcttgtccTGCTGATGTTCTTGATCTTGTAAAACCGAGCATTTTACAAGGAGGAAACTTATTGAATGATTTAGTACCTCTAGTTATCAACACAATTGTAGAGGCACTAGTTAAAAAGTCTAACGAG GGCGTGGAACAGCTAAAGGGAATAACTGCAACTTACAGGATGACTAATAAACCTCGTCCTGTCAGACATtcaccttatgtggcagcaGTAGTGCGTCCCCTGAAG GCTTTTTGGGAAGGAGAACGGGCTACAAAGTATCTGACAAGTGATACTAAGCATGAGGTGCTGCTTAGTGCTGCAACTGAGATTACCGGTCACTATTATGAGACAGCTGATAATGTCATCAGTATG GCTAGGAGAACCGCATCTTCACTCCAGAGAATAAGGCAAGGTGCACAAAGACGAGGTGGAGCAAGTTCAGATGTCTCAGATCAGAATGTTTCGGACACTGACAAGATTTCCATGCAAATTTTCCTTGACATTCAG GAGTATGGCCGTAATCTCGCAGCCCTTGGTGTTGATGTTGCGAATATTGAGACATTCCGTTCTTTGTGGCAATCCGTTGCTCCTGCAGAGAGGCAAAGTGAGATTAGTTTCTAA
- the LOC18777392 gene encoding calcium-binding protein CML38: MKSNRGFDRVLSYFDEDGDGKISPSELRRGLGFMGGELLQKEAEVAVELLDSDGDGLLGLEDLVCLMEGGEEEEKVKGLRDAFQVYDVEGCGFITPKSLKRMLSSLGESRSIDECKVMINQFDLNGDGVISFEEFRIMMQ, from the coding sequence ATGAAGAGCAACAGAGGATTTGATCGTGTGCTCAGCTACTTTGATGAAGATGGAGATGGAAAGATTTCGCCTTCGGAGCTGAGGCGGGGACTAGGCTTTATGGGTGGAGAGTTATTGCAAAAGGAGGCAGAGGTTGCAGTGGAGTTGCTGGACTCAGATGGAGATGGCTTGCTGGGTTTGGAGGATCTTGTGTGTTTGATGGAAGGTGgggaagaagaggagaaagtGAAGGGATTAAGAGATGCTTTTCAAGTGTATGACGTGGAAGGATGTGGGTTCATTACACCCAAGAGCTTGAAGAGAATGCTTAGCAGCTTAGGTGAATCCAGGTCAATTGATGAGTGTAAAGTGATGATCAATCAGTTTGATTTGAATGGGGATGGTGTGATCAGCTTTGAAGAATTCAGAATAATGATGCAGTGA
- the LOC18777440 gene encoding uncharacterized protein LOC18777440 isoform X1 — MQLGVLGGLSVHHSLCSAPFRPSVSTQMAAFGALSPCPYSLLWRPKPTNRCVSCSVGSSAVTGTRGSNVKRSGRMEGPRKSMEDSVQRKMEQFYEGREGPPIRVLPIGGLGEIGMNCMLVGNYDRYILIDAGVMFPDFDELGVQKIIPDTTFIKKWSHKIEAIVITHGHEDHIGALPWVIPALDPRTPIFASSFTMELIKKRLKEHGIFVPSRLKTFRTKRKFMAGPFEIEPVRVTHSIPDCCGLVLRCSDGTILHTGDWKIDESPLDGRGFDREALEELSKEGVTLMMSDSTNVLSPGRTTSETSVADALLRHISAAKGRVITTQFASNIHRLGSVKAAADFTGRKLVFVGMSLRTYLDAAWKDGKAPIDPSSLVKVEDIDSYAPKDLLIVTTGSQAEPRAALNLASFGSSHSVKLTKEDIILYSAKVIPGNESRVMKMLNRISEIGSTIVMGKNEGLHTSGHGYRGELEEVLQIVKPQHFLPIHGELLFLKEHELLGRSTGIRHTTVIKNGEMLGVSHLRNRRVLSNGFTLLGKENLQLKFSDGDKAFGTSSELCVDERLRVALDGIIVVSMEILRPQNVNGLTENSIKGKIKITTRCLWLDKGKLIDALHKAAHAALSSCPINCPLPHMERTVSEVLRKLVRKYSGKRPDVIAIAMENPAAVLADEVSVRLSGKSHVGSEMSTLRKVIDRHPYKSQSTRTQADEGKDNARLQSTSQQDTEDSVLEDDGIEVEVLLPEEDSATSNSKSEKLSSDSEKSDDFWNAIVGLSTVDKSVEDKNGLAVQQEHLKKDGPDNSEIPSSKPVKRNKWKPEEVEKLIKMRGKLRSRFQVVKGRMALWEEISRNLLADGINRSPGQCKSLWASLVQKYEESKSGKRSQKSWPYFEEMDGALSDSEEMATK, encoded by the exons GTACACGTGGGTCGAATGTTAAAAGATCGGGAAGAATGGAAGGGCCTCGGAAAAGCATGGAAGACTCTGTTCAACGGAAGATGGAACAATTTTATGAAGGCAGAGAGGGCCCACCAATCCGTGTTTTACCAATTGGTGGCCTGGGAGAAATTGGGATGAATTGCATGCTGGTTGGGAATTATGATCGCTATATTCTGATTGATGCTGGTGTCATGTTTCCAGA CTTTGATGAGCTTGGAGTCCAAAAGATTATACCTGATACCACATTTATCAAAAAATGGAGCCACAAAATTGAAGCAATTGTTATTACACATGGGCATGAAGATCACATTGGTGCGTTGCCTTGG GTGATCCCAGCTTTGGATCCCCGTACACCAATATTTGCATCATCCTTTACCATGGAG CTAATTAAAAAACGCCTGAAGGAACATGGGATTTTTGTTCCATCTAGACTTAAGACATTTAGAACAAAGAGGAAATTTATGGCTGGACCATTTGAGATTGAGCCTGTTCGGGTGACACATTCAATTCCTGACTGTTGTGGATTAGTCCTTCGCTGTTCTGATGGGACAATTCTTCATACTGGGGACTGGAAG ATTGACGAATCACCATTGGATGGTAGAGGTTTTGACCGTGAAGCTTTGGAAGAACTTTCAAAAGAAGGAGTAACCTTG ATGATGAGTGACTCTACGAACGTACTATCACCTGGAAGGACAACAAGTGAAACTTCTGTGGCAGATGCGTTGTTGAGGCATATTTCAGCTGCTAAAGGGAGGGTTATTACTACTCAGTTTGCTTCAAACATACACCGACTTGGAAGTGTGAAAGCTGCTGCTGATTTTACTGGCAGAAAATTG GTATTTGTTGGTATGTCCTTAAGGACATATCTTGATGCAGCTTGGAAGGATGGGAAGGCACCAATTGATCCATCATCCCTG GTGAAAGTGGAAGATATTGATTCCTATGCTCCAAAGGATTTGCTCATCGTCACAACTGGCTCTCAA GCAGAACCACGTGCTGCTCTAAATCTTGCATCATTTGGAAGTAGTCACTCCGTCAAACTGACCAAAGAGGATATAATTTTGTATTCAGCTAAG GTAATTCCTGGTAATGAATCTCGGGTTATGAAAATGTTAAACCGCATATCAGAGATTGGGTCCACCATAGTTATGGGTAAGAATGAGGGGCTGCACACATCTGGTCATGGGTATCGTGGAGAACTG GAAGAAGTGCTTCAAATTGTGAAGCCACAACATTTTCTGCCCATACATGGAGAGCTCTTGTTTCTCAAAGAGCATGAATTGCTTGGGAGATCAACTGGCATCCGGCACACCACT GTTATAAAGAACGGGGAAATGCTTGGGGTTTCTCATTTAAGAAACAGAAGGGTACTTTCTAATGGTTtcaccttgcttggaaaagaGAATTTGCAG TTGAAGTTTAGCGATGGCGATAAAGCATTTGGTACATCAAGTGAACTTTGTGTTGATGAGAGACTAAGAGTTGCCTTAGATGGCATAATAGTGGTCAG CATGGAAATTTTACGCCCTCAAAATGTAAATGGTCTGACTGAAAATAGCATTAAAGGGAAGATAAAAATTACTACTCGATGCTTATGGCTTGACAAAGGGAAGCTTATTGATGCACTCCATAAAGCTGCCCATGCTGCACTGTCAAGCTGCCCCATAAATTGTCCTCTGCCTCACATGGAAAGAACAGTGTCTGAGGTATTGAGAAAATTGGTAAGAAAGTACAGTGGTAAGAGGCCAGACGTAATTGCTATTGCCATGGAGAACCCTGCAGCAGTTCTTGCTGATGAGGTCAGTGTAAGACTATCTGGAAAATCCCATGTTGGTTCTGAGATGTCCACATTGAGGAAAGTAATTGATCGACATCCATACAAGAGTCAGTCAACTAGGACACAAGCAGATGAAGGCAAGGACAACGCACGTTTGCAGAGCACTTCGCAACAAGATACGGAAG ATTCCGTACTTGAAGATGATGGCATTGAAGTCGAAGTACTCCTACCTGAGGAAGATTCTGCTACCTCAAATTCCAAGTCAGAAAAGCTTTCTTCTGATTCAGAGAAGTCAGATGATTTTTGGAATGCAATCGTTGGGTTATCAACTGTTGACAAATCAGTAGAAGATAAAAATGGTTTGGCTGTGCAACAGGAACATCTAAAGAAAGATGGTCCTGACAACAGTGAAATACCTTCCTCAAAGCCGGTGAAACGCAATAAATGGAAGCCCGAGGAGGTTGAGAAGCTTATTAAAATGCGCGGGAAACTGCGAAGCAGATTTCAAGTTGTGAAGGGGAGAATGGCCCTCTGGGAAGAGATATCTAGAAACTTGTTGGCTGATGGGATCAATCGAAGCCCAGGACAATGCAAATCTCTGTGGGCATCCCTGGTTCAGAAATATGAG GAAAGCAAGAGTggaaaaagaagccaaaagaGTTggccatattttgaggaaatgGATGGAGCTTTGTCTGATTCTGAGGAAATGGCAACAAAATGA
- the LOC18777440 gene encoding uncharacterized protein LOC18777440 isoform X2, with amino-acid sequence MLVSCFQTLMSLESKRLYLIPHLSKNGATKLKQLLLHMGMKITLVIPALDPRTPIFASSFTMELIKKRLKEHGIFVPSRLKTFRTKRKFMAGPFEIEPVRVTHSIPDCCGLVLRCSDGTILHTGDWKIDESPLDGRGFDREALEELSKEGVTLMMSDSTNVLSPGRTTSETSVADALLRHISAAKGRVITTQFASNIHRLGSVKAAADFTGRKLVFVGMSLRTYLDAAWKDGKAPIDPSSLVKVEDIDSYAPKDLLIVTTGSQAEPRAALNLASFGSSHSVKLTKEDIILYSAKVIPGNESRVMKMLNRISEIGSTIVMGKNEGLHTSGHGYRGELEEVLQIVKPQHFLPIHGELLFLKEHELLGRSTGIRHTTVIKNGEMLGVSHLRNRRVLSNGFTLLGKENLQLKFSDGDKAFGTSSELCVDERLRVALDGIIVVSMEILRPQNVNGLTENSIKGKIKITTRCLWLDKGKLIDALHKAAHAALSSCPINCPLPHMERTVSEVLRKLVRKYSGKRPDVIAIAMENPAAVLADEVSVRLSGKSHVGSEMSTLRKVIDRHPYKSQSTRTQADEGKDNARLQSTSQQDTEDSVLEDDGIEVEVLLPEEDSATSNSKSEKLSSDSEKSDDFWNAIVGLSTVDKSVEDKNGLAVQQEHLKKDGPDNSEIPSSKPVKRNKWKPEEVEKLIKMRGKLRSRFQVVKGRMALWEEISRNLLADGINRSPGQCKSLWASLVQKYEESKSGKRSQKSWPYFEEMDGALSDSEEMATK; translated from the exons ATGCTGGTGTCATGTTTCCAGA CTTTGATGAGCTTGGAGTCCAAAAGATTATACCTGATACCACATTTATCAAAAAATGGAGCCACAAAATTGAAGCAATTGTTATTACACATGGGCATGAAGATCACATTG GTGATCCCAGCTTTGGATCCCCGTACACCAATATTTGCATCATCCTTTACCATGGAG CTAATTAAAAAACGCCTGAAGGAACATGGGATTTTTGTTCCATCTAGACTTAAGACATTTAGAACAAAGAGGAAATTTATGGCTGGACCATTTGAGATTGAGCCTGTTCGGGTGACACATTCAATTCCTGACTGTTGTGGATTAGTCCTTCGCTGTTCTGATGGGACAATTCTTCATACTGGGGACTGGAAG ATTGACGAATCACCATTGGATGGTAGAGGTTTTGACCGTGAAGCTTTGGAAGAACTTTCAAAAGAAGGAGTAACCTTG ATGATGAGTGACTCTACGAACGTACTATCACCTGGAAGGACAACAAGTGAAACTTCTGTGGCAGATGCGTTGTTGAGGCATATTTCAGCTGCTAAAGGGAGGGTTATTACTACTCAGTTTGCTTCAAACATACACCGACTTGGAAGTGTGAAAGCTGCTGCTGATTTTACTGGCAGAAAATTG GTATTTGTTGGTATGTCCTTAAGGACATATCTTGATGCAGCTTGGAAGGATGGGAAGGCACCAATTGATCCATCATCCCTG GTGAAAGTGGAAGATATTGATTCCTATGCTCCAAAGGATTTGCTCATCGTCACAACTGGCTCTCAA GCAGAACCACGTGCTGCTCTAAATCTTGCATCATTTGGAAGTAGTCACTCCGTCAAACTGACCAAAGAGGATATAATTTTGTATTCAGCTAAG GTAATTCCTGGTAATGAATCTCGGGTTATGAAAATGTTAAACCGCATATCAGAGATTGGGTCCACCATAGTTATGGGTAAGAATGAGGGGCTGCACACATCTGGTCATGGGTATCGTGGAGAACTG GAAGAAGTGCTTCAAATTGTGAAGCCACAACATTTTCTGCCCATACATGGAGAGCTCTTGTTTCTCAAAGAGCATGAATTGCTTGGGAGATCAACTGGCATCCGGCACACCACT GTTATAAAGAACGGGGAAATGCTTGGGGTTTCTCATTTAAGAAACAGAAGGGTACTTTCTAATGGTTtcaccttgcttggaaaagaGAATTTGCAG TTGAAGTTTAGCGATGGCGATAAAGCATTTGGTACATCAAGTGAACTTTGTGTTGATGAGAGACTAAGAGTTGCCTTAGATGGCATAATAGTGGTCAG CATGGAAATTTTACGCCCTCAAAATGTAAATGGTCTGACTGAAAATAGCATTAAAGGGAAGATAAAAATTACTACTCGATGCTTATGGCTTGACAAAGGGAAGCTTATTGATGCACTCCATAAAGCTGCCCATGCTGCACTGTCAAGCTGCCCCATAAATTGTCCTCTGCCTCACATGGAAAGAACAGTGTCTGAGGTATTGAGAAAATTGGTAAGAAAGTACAGTGGTAAGAGGCCAGACGTAATTGCTATTGCCATGGAGAACCCTGCAGCAGTTCTTGCTGATGAGGTCAGTGTAAGACTATCTGGAAAATCCCATGTTGGTTCTGAGATGTCCACATTGAGGAAAGTAATTGATCGACATCCATACAAGAGTCAGTCAACTAGGACACAAGCAGATGAAGGCAAGGACAACGCACGTTTGCAGAGCACTTCGCAACAAGATACGGAAG ATTCCGTACTTGAAGATGATGGCATTGAAGTCGAAGTACTCCTACCTGAGGAAGATTCTGCTACCTCAAATTCCAAGTCAGAAAAGCTTTCTTCTGATTCAGAGAAGTCAGATGATTTTTGGAATGCAATCGTTGGGTTATCAACTGTTGACAAATCAGTAGAAGATAAAAATGGTTTGGCTGTGCAACAGGAACATCTAAAGAAAGATGGTCCTGACAACAGTGAAATACCTTCCTCAAAGCCGGTGAAACGCAATAAATGGAAGCCCGAGGAGGTTGAGAAGCTTATTAAAATGCGCGGGAAACTGCGAAGCAGATTTCAAGTTGTGAAGGGGAGAATGGCCCTCTGGGAAGAGATATCTAGAAACTTGTTGGCTGATGGGATCAATCGAAGCCCAGGACAATGCAAATCTCTGTGGGCATCCCTGGTTCAGAAATATGAG GAAAGCAAGAGTggaaaaagaagccaaaagaGTTggccatattttgaggaaatgGATGGAGCTTTGTCTGATTCTGAGGAAATGGCAACAAAATGA